The Humulus lupulus chromosome 3, drHumLupu1.1, whole genome shotgun sequence genome window below encodes:
- the LOC133823201 gene encoding DEAD-box ATP-dependent RNA helicase 22 isoform X1, whose amino-acid sequence MKTLLSPQLSRMILYRPVVVLQFRNLSPLSSTSKFLSQSRHSYSFLSRSVSPSSSSSSSLRICWFWLIKPRHIQCRAFGTAVTTAFNDGVGSDTFYAEDSVSWSSLGVSDKVSRALFNAGFGQPSLVQAATIPSIFTGKDVVVAAETGSGKTHSYLVPVIDRLCNGKVDSGNIAPEQAESPSHKLTLVLCPNVTLCEQVVRMANGLCDDNGQPLLVAAAVCGRQGWPVNKPDIVVTTPAALLNNIDPHKRRQMAFLRGVKYVVFDEADMLLCGGFQNKVIRLIHLLRYDEKKLSWSKESTPKLPMHLVFDKSSEHNSEDDEDSTTGIISDEEETFEDDVDDLPEEVDAGPAKMTEWRRVRKDYERSKQYIFIAATLPVNGKKTAGAVLKKMFPDANWVSGNYLHRHNPRLKQKWIEVSVDSQVDELLRAVNEGSNIKSVEGGGQRTIVFANTVEAVEAVAKILLRAGIECYRYHKDCSLEERSKTLNDFQENGGILVCTDAAARGVDISNISHVIQADFATSAVDFLHRVGRTARAGQYGLVTSFYTESNRDLVAAVQSAGELGQSVETAFSRKRSFRNKLKKRAASAKITENTASIGETVISY is encoded by the exons ATGAAAACCCTCCTTTCACCTCAGCTATCAAGAATGATTCTCTATCGACCTGTTGTAGTGCTCCAATTTCGCAACCTATCGCCTTTATCGTCTACATCAAAGTTCCTCTCCCAATCCAGACACTCTTACTCATTTCTCTCCCGTTCTGtctcaccatcttcttcttcttcttcatctcttcgAATCTGCTGGTTTTGGCTGATAAAACCGCGCCACATACAGTGCAGGGCATTTGGCACGGCTGTTACAACTGCCTTCAACGACGGGGTGGGAAGTGATACGTTTTACGCCGAGGATAGCGTTTCATGGTCATCGCTCGGCGTTTCGGATAAGGTTTCTCGAGCGCTTTTCAATGCCGGGTTCGGTCAACCGTCTCTGGTTCAG gcTGCTACCATACCGTCTATCTTTACTGGAAAGGATGTGGTTGTTGCCGCTGAAACTGGAAGTGGTAAAACGCATAGCTATCTTGTCCCTGTAATTGATAGACTTTGTAATGGCAAAGTTGATTCGGGGAATATTGCACCTGAACAAGCAGAGTCCCCATCCCATAAGCTTACTCTTGTTCTTTGTCCAAATGTAACATTGTGCGAACAAGTTGTTCGTATGGCAAATGGTCTTTGTGATGACAATGGCCAACCACTTCTCGTAGCTGCAGCTGTCTGTGGACGACAG GGGTGGCCGGTCAATAAACCAGATATAGTTGTGACAACTCCTGCTGCACTTCTAAATAATATTGATCCACACAAACGTCGTCAGATGGCATTTTTACGTGGTGTGAAATATGTG GTGTTTGATGAAGCCGACATGCTTCTCTGTGGGGGCTTCCAGAATAAAGTTATACGCCTTATACACTTGCTACGCTATGATGAAAAAAAATTGTCTTGGTCAAAAGAATCTACACCTAAATTGCCTATGCACTTGGTATTTGATAAATCATCAGAACACAATTCAGAGGATGATGAAGATTCAACAACGGGAATCATCTCAGATGAGGAGGAAACTTTTGAGGATGATGTTGATGACTTACCCGAGGAAGTTGATGCTGGACCTGCCAAAATGACGGAGTGGAGGAGAGTGAGAAAAGATTATGAACGCAGTAAACAGTACATTTTTATTGCAGCTACACTTCCTGTGAATGGAAAGAAAACTGCTGGTGCAGTTTTGAAAAAGATGTTTCCAGATGCCAACTGGGTCAGTGGGAACTACCTCCATCGTCACAACCCCAG ATTAAAGCAGAAGTGGATTGAAGTCTCAGTTGATAGTCAGGTTGACGAACTGTTAAGAGCTGTGAATGAAGGTTCCAATATTAAATCTGTTGAAGGTGGTGGTCAACGAACCATTGTTTTTGCAAATACAGTAGAGGCTGTAGAAGCAGTGGCAAAGATATTACTAAGAGCTGGGATTGAATGTTACCGCTACCATAAAGATTGCTCATTGGAGGAGCGCTCAAAGACATTAAATGATTTTCAAGAAAATGGTGGTATTCTAGTGTGCACTGATGCTGCTGCACGTGGTGTTGACATTTCAAATATCTCACATGTTATTCAG GCAGACTTTGCTACTTCGGCTGTAGACTTTTTGCACAGGGTTGGTCGCACAGCTAGAGCTGGTCAATATGGACTTGTCACTAGCTTTTACACCGAGTCCAACCGGGACTTGGTTGCTGCAGTTCAGTCCGCAGGGGAACTTGGGCAGTCTGTG GAGACAGCGTTCAGCAGGAAAAGAAGCTTCCGGAATAAACTCAAGAAGAGAG CAGCGTCTGCGAAGATCACAGAGAATACAGCTTCTATTGGGGAGACTGTTATATCATATTGA
- the LOC133823201 gene encoding DEAD-box ATP-dependent RNA helicase 22 isoform X4 has translation MKTLLSPQLSRMILYRPVVVLQFRNLSPLSSTSKFLSQSRHSYSFLSRSVSPSSSSSSSLRICWFWLIKPRHIQCRAFGTAVTTAFNDGVGSDTFYAEDSVSWSSLGVSDKVSRALFNAGFGQPSLVQAATIPSIFTGKDVVVAAETGSGKTHSYLVPVIDRLCNGKVDSGNIAPEQAESPSHKLTLVLCPNVTLCEQVVRMANGLCDDNGQPLLVAAAVCGRQGWPVNKPDIVVTTPAALLNNIDPHKRRQMAFLRGVKYVVFDEADMLLCGGFQNKVIRLIHLLRYDEKKLSWSKESTPKLPMHLVFDKSSEHNSEDDEDSTTGIISDEEETFEDDVDDLPEEVDAGPAKMTEWRRVRKDYERSKQYIFIAATLPVNGKKTAGAVLKKMFPDANWVSGNYLHRHNPRLKQKWIEVSVDSQVDELLRAVNEGSNIKSVEGGGQRTIVFANTVEAVEAVAKILLRAGIECYRYHKDCSLEERSKTLNDFQENGGILVCTDAAARGVDISNISHVIQADFATSAVDFLHRVGRTARAGQYGLVTSFYTESNRDLVAAVQSAGELGQSVETAFSRKRSFRNKLKKRGALWCRQEQRKGRPSMS, from the exons ATGAAAACCCTCCTTTCACCTCAGCTATCAAGAATGATTCTCTATCGACCTGTTGTAGTGCTCCAATTTCGCAACCTATCGCCTTTATCGTCTACATCAAAGTTCCTCTCCCAATCCAGACACTCTTACTCATTTCTCTCCCGTTCTGtctcaccatcttcttcttcttcttcatctcttcgAATCTGCTGGTTTTGGCTGATAAAACCGCGCCACATACAGTGCAGGGCATTTGGCACGGCTGTTACAACTGCCTTCAACGACGGGGTGGGAAGTGATACGTTTTACGCCGAGGATAGCGTTTCATGGTCATCGCTCGGCGTTTCGGATAAGGTTTCTCGAGCGCTTTTCAATGCCGGGTTCGGTCAACCGTCTCTGGTTCAG gcTGCTACCATACCGTCTATCTTTACTGGAAAGGATGTGGTTGTTGCCGCTGAAACTGGAAGTGGTAAAACGCATAGCTATCTTGTCCCTGTAATTGATAGACTTTGTAATGGCAAAGTTGATTCGGGGAATATTGCACCTGAACAAGCAGAGTCCCCATCCCATAAGCTTACTCTTGTTCTTTGTCCAAATGTAACATTGTGCGAACAAGTTGTTCGTATGGCAAATGGTCTTTGTGATGACAATGGCCAACCACTTCTCGTAGCTGCAGCTGTCTGTGGACGACAG GGGTGGCCGGTCAATAAACCAGATATAGTTGTGACAACTCCTGCTGCACTTCTAAATAATATTGATCCACACAAACGTCGTCAGATGGCATTTTTACGTGGTGTGAAATATGTG GTGTTTGATGAAGCCGACATGCTTCTCTGTGGGGGCTTCCAGAATAAAGTTATACGCCTTATACACTTGCTACGCTATGATGAAAAAAAATTGTCTTGGTCAAAAGAATCTACACCTAAATTGCCTATGCACTTGGTATTTGATAAATCATCAGAACACAATTCAGAGGATGATGAAGATTCAACAACGGGAATCATCTCAGATGAGGAGGAAACTTTTGAGGATGATGTTGATGACTTACCCGAGGAAGTTGATGCTGGACCTGCCAAAATGACGGAGTGGAGGAGAGTGAGAAAAGATTATGAACGCAGTAAACAGTACATTTTTATTGCAGCTACACTTCCTGTGAATGGAAAGAAAACTGCTGGTGCAGTTTTGAAAAAGATGTTTCCAGATGCCAACTGGGTCAGTGGGAACTACCTCCATCGTCACAACCCCAG ATTAAAGCAGAAGTGGATTGAAGTCTCAGTTGATAGTCAGGTTGACGAACTGTTAAGAGCTGTGAATGAAGGTTCCAATATTAAATCTGTTGAAGGTGGTGGTCAACGAACCATTGTTTTTGCAAATACAGTAGAGGCTGTAGAAGCAGTGGCAAAGATATTACTAAGAGCTGGGATTGAATGTTACCGCTACCATAAAGATTGCTCATTGGAGGAGCGCTCAAAGACATTAAATGATTTTCAAGAAAATGGTGGTATTCTAGTGTGCACTGATGCTGCTGCACGTGGTGTTGACATTTCAAATATCTCACATGTTATTCAG GCAGACTTTGCTACTTCGGCTGTAGACTTTTTGCACAGGGTTGGTCGCACAGCTAGAGCTGGTCAATATGGACTTGTCACTAGCTTTTACACCGAGTCCAACCGGGACTTGGTTGCTGCAGTTCAGTCCGCAGGGGAACTTGGGCAGTCTGTG GAGACAGCGTTCAGCAGGAAAAGAAGCTTCCGGAATAAACTCAAGAAGAGAG
- the LOC133823201 gene encoding DEAD-box ATP-dependent RNA helicase 22 isoform X5 — MKTLLSPQLSRMILYRPVVVLQFRNLSPLSSTSKFLSQSRHSYSFLSRSVSPSSSSSSSLRICWFWLIKPRHIQCRAFGTAVTTAFNDGVGSDTFYAEDSVSWSSLGVSDKVSRALFNAGFGQPSLVQAATIPSIFTGKDVVVAAETGSGKTHSYLVPVIDRLCNGKVDSGNIAPEQAESPSHKLTLVLCPNVTLCEQVVRMANGLCDDNGQPLLVAAAVCGRQGWPVNKPDIVVTTPAALLNNIDPHKRRQMAFLRGVKYVVFDEADMLLCGGFQNKVIRLIHLLRYDEKKLSWSKESTPKLPMHLVFDKSSEHNSEDDEDSTTGIISDEEETFEDDVDDLPEEVDAGPAKMTEWRRVRKDYERSKQYIFIAATLPVNGKKTAGAVLKKMFPDANWVSGNYLHRHNPRLKQKWIEVSVDSQVDELLRAVNEGSNIKSVEGGGQRTIVFANTVEAVEAVAKILLRAGIECYRYHKDCSLEERSKTLNDFQENGGILVCTDAAARGVDISNISHVIQADFATSAVDFLHRVGRTARAGQYGLVTSFYTESNRDLVAAVQSAGELGQSVETAFSRKRSFRNKLKKRGKSKGKVDQA, encoded by the exons ATGAAAACCCTCCTTTCACCTCAGCTATCAAGAATGATTCTCTATCGACCTGTTGTAGTGCTCCAATTTCGCAACCTATCGCCTTTATCGTCTACATCAAAGTTCCTCTCCCAATCCAGACACTCTTACTCATTTCTCTCCCGTTCTGtctcaccatcttcttcttcttcttcatctcttcgAATCTGCTGGTTTTGGCTGATAAAACCGCGCCACATACAGTGCAGGGCATTTGGCACGGCTGTTACAACTGCCTTCAACGACGGGGTGGGAAGTGATACGTTTTACGCCGAGGATAGCGTTTCATGGTCATCGCTCGGCGTTTCGGATAAGGTTTCTCGAGCGCTTTTCAATGCCGGGTTCGGTCAACCGTCTCTGGTTCAG gcTGCTACCATACCGTCTATCTTTACTGGAAAGGATGTGGTTGTTGCCGCTGAAACTGGAAGTGGTAAAACGCATAGCTATCTTGTCCCTGTAATTGATAGACTTTGTAATGGCAAAGTTGATTCGGGGAATATTGCACCTGAACAAGCAGAGTCCCCATCCCATAAGCTTACTCTTGTTCTTTGTCCAAATGTAACATTGTGCGAACAAGTTGTTCGTATGGCAAATGGTCTTTGTGATGACAATGGCCAACCACTTCTCGTAGCTGCAGCTGTCTGTGGACGACAG GGGTGGCCGGTCAATAAACCAGATATAGTTGTGACAACTCCTGCTGCACTTCTAAATAATATTGATCCACACAAACGTCGTCAGATGGCATTTTTACGTGGTGTGAAATATGTG GTGTTTGATGAAGCCGACATGCTTCTCTGTGGGGGCTTCCAGAATAAAGTTATACGCCTTATACACTTGCTACGCTATGATGAAAAAAAATTGTCTTGGTCAAAAGAATCTACACCTAAATTGCCTATGCACTTGGTATTTGATAAATCATCAGAACACAATTCAGAGGATGATGAAGATTCAACAACGGGAATCATCTCAGATGAGGAGGAAACTTTTGAGGATGATGTTGATGACTTACCCGAGGAAGTTGATGCTGGACCTGCCAAAATGACGGAGTGGAGGAGAGTGAGAAAAGATTATGAACGCAGTAAACAGTACATTTTTATTGCAGCTACACTTCCTGTGAATGGAAAGAAAACTGCTGGTGCAGTTTTGAAAAAGATGTTTCCAGATGCCAACTGGGTCAGTGGGAACTACCTCCATCGTCACAACCCCAG ATTAAAGCAGAAGTGGATTGAAGTCTCAGTTGATAGTCAGGTTGACGAACTGTTAAGAGCTGTGAATGAAGGTTCCAATATTAAATCTGTTGAAGGTGGTGGTCAACGAACCATTGTTTTTGCAAATACAGTAGAGGCTGTAGAAGCAGTGGCAAAGATATTACTAAGAGCTGGGATTGAATGTTACCGCTACCATAAAGATTGCTCATTGGAGGAGCGCTCAAAGACATTAAATGATTTTCAAGAAAATGGTGGTATTCTAGTGTGCACTGATGCTGCTGCACGTGGTGTTGACATTTCAAATATCTCACATGTTATTCAG GCAGACTTTGCTACTTCGGCTGTAGACTTTTTGCACAGGGTTGGTCGCACAGCTAGAGCTGGTCAATATGGACTTGTCACTAGCTTTTACACCGAGTCCAACCGGGACTTGGTTGCTGCAGTTCAGTCCGCAGGGGAACTTGGGCAGTCTGTG GAGACAGCGTTCAGCAGGAAAAGAAGCTTCCGGAATAAACTCAAGAAGAGAG
- the LOC133823201 gene encoding DEAD-box ATP-dependent RNA helicase 22 isoform X2 has product MKTLLSPQLSRMILYRPVVVLQFRNLSPLSSTSKFLSQSRHSYSFLSRSVSPSSSSSSSLRICWFWLIKPRHIQCRAFGTAVTTAFNDGVGSDTFYAEDSVSWSSLGVSDKVSRALFNAGFGQPSLVQAATIPSIFTGKDVVVAAETGSGKTHSYLVPVIDRLCNGKVDSGNIAPEQAESPSHKLTLVLCPNVTLCEQVVRMANGLCDDNGQPLLVAAAVCGRQGWPVNKPDIVVTTPAALLNNIDPHKRRQMAFLRGVKYVVFDEADMLLCGGFQNKVIRLIHLLRYDEKKLSWSKESTPKLPMHLVFDKSSEHNSEDDEDSTTGIISDEEETFEDDVDDLPEEVDAGPAKMTEWRRVRKDYERSKQYIFIAATLPVNGKKTAGAVLKKMFPDANWVSGNYLHRHNPRLKQKWIEVSVDSQVDELLRAVNEGSNIKSVEGGGQRTIVFANTVEAVEAVAKILLRAGIECYRYHKDCSLEERSKTLNDFQENGGILVCTDAAARGVDISNISHVIQADFATSAVDFLHRVGRTARAGQYGLVTSFYTESNRDLVAAVQSAGELGQSVETAFSRKRSFRNKLKKRASAKITENTASIGETVISY; this is encoded by the exons ATGAAAACCCTCCTTTCACCTCAGCTATCAAGAATGATTCTCTATCGACCTGTTGTAGTGCTCCAATTTCGCAACCTATCGCCTTTATCGTCTACATCAAAGTTCCTCTCCCAATCCAGACACTCTTACTCATTTCTCTCCCGTTCTGtctcaccatcttcttcttcttcttcatctcttcgAATCTGCTGGTTTTGGCTGATAAAACCGCGCCACATACAGTGCAGGGCATTTGGCACGGCTGTTACAACTGCCTTCAACGACGGGGTGGGAAGTGATACGTTTTACGCCGAGGATAGCGTTTCATGGTCATCGCTCGGCGTTTCGGATAAGGTTTCTCGAGCGCTTTTCAATGCCGGGTTCGGTCAACCGTCTCTGGTTCAG gcTGCTACCATACCGTCTATCTTTACTGGAAAGGATGTGGTTGTTGCCGCTGAAACTGGAAGTGGTAAAACGCATAGCTATCTTGTCCCTGTAATTGATAGACTTTGTAATGGCAAAGTTGATTCGGGGAATATTGCACCTGAACAAGCAGAGTCCCCATCCCATAAGCTTACTCTTGTTCTTTGTCCAAATGTAACATTGTGCGAACAAGTTGTTCGTATGGCAAATGGTCTTTGTGATGACAATGGCCAACCACTTCTCGTAGCTGCAGCTGTCTGTGGACGACAG GGGTGGCCGGTCAATAAACCAGATATAGTTGTGACAACTCCTGCTGCACTTCTAAATAATATTGATCCACACAAACGTCGTCAGATGGCATTTTTACGTGGTGTGAAATATGTG GTGTTTGATGAAGCCGACATGCTTCTCTGTGGGGGCTTCCAGAATAAAGTTATACGCCTTATACACTTGCTACGCTATGATGAAAAAAAATTGTCTTGGTCAAAAGAATCTACACCTAAATTGCCTATGCACTTGGTATTTGATAAATCATCAGAACACAATTCAGAGGATGATGAAGATTCAACAACGGGAATCATCTCAGATGAGGAGGAAACTTTTGAGGATGATGTTGATGACTTACCCGAGGAAGTTGATGCTGGACCTGCCAAAATGACGGAGTGGAGGAGAGTGAGAAAAGATTATGAACGCAGTAAACAGTACATTTTTATTGCAGCTACACTTCCTGTGAATGGAAAGAAAACTGCTGGTGCAGTTTTGAAAAAGATGTTTCCAGATGCCAACTGGGTCAGTGGGAACTACCTCCATCGTCACAACCCCAG ATTAAAGCAGAAGTGGATTGAAGTCTCAGTTGATAGTCAGGTTGACGAACTGTTAAGAGCTGTGAATGAAGGTTCCAATATTAAATCTGTTGAAGGTGGTGGTCAACGAACCATTGTTTTTGCAAATACAGTAGAGGCTGTAGAAGCAGTGGCAAAGATATTACTAAGAGCTGGGATTGAATGTTACCGCTACCATAAAGATTGCTCATTGGAGGAGCGCTCAAAGACATTAAATGATTTTCAAGAAAATGGTGGTATTCTAGTGTGCACTGATGCTGCTGCACGTGGTGTTGACATTTCAAATATCTCACATGTTATTCAG GCAGACTTTGCTACTTCGGCTGTAGACTTTTTGCACAGGGTTGGTCGCACAGCTAGAGCTGGTCAATATGGACTTGTCACTAGCTTTTACACCGAGTCCAACCGGGACTTGGTTGCTGCAGTTCAGTCCGCAGGGGAACTTGGGCAGTCTGTG GAGACAGCGTTCAGCAGGAAAAGAAGCTTCCGGAATAAACTCAAGAAGAGAG CGTCTGCGAAGATCACAGAGAATACAGCTTCTATTGGGGAGACTGTTATATCATATTGA
- the LOC133823201 gene encoding DEAD-box ATP-dependent RNA helicase 22 isoform X3 encodes MKTLLSPQLSRMILYRPVVVLQFRNLSPLSSTSKFLSQSRHSYSFLSRSVSPSSSSSSSLRICWFWLIKPRHIQCRAFGTAVTTAFNDGVGSDTFYAEDSVSWSSLGVSDKVSRALFNAGFGQPSLVQAATIPSIFTGKDVVVAAETGSGKTHSYLVPVIDRLCNGKVDSGNIAPEQAESPSHKLTLVLCPNVTLCEQVVRMANGLCDDNGQPLLVAAAVCGRQGWPVNKPDIVVTTPAALLNNIDPHKRRQMAFLRGVKYVVFDEADMLLCGGFQNKVIRLIHLLRYDEKKLSWSKESTPKLPMHLVFDKSSEHNSEDDEDSTTGIISDEEETFEDDVDDLPEEVDAGPAKMTEWRRVRKDYERSKQYIFIAATLPVNGKKTAGAVLKKMFPDANWVSGNYLHRHNPRLKQKWIEVSVDSQVDELLRAVNEGSNIKSVEGGGQRTIVFANTVEAVEAVAKILLRAGIECYRYHKDCSLEERSKTLNDFQENGGILVCTDAAARGVDISNISHVIQADFATSAVDFLHRVGRTARAGQYGLVTSFYTESNRDLVAAVQSAGELGQSVETAFSRKRSFRNKLKKRGQTSLSKAWEVCHFQPDQ; translated from the exons ATGAAAACCCTCCTTTCACCTCAGCTATCAAGAATGATTCTCTATCGACCTGTTGTAGTGCTCCAATTTCGCAACCTATCGCCTTTATCGTCTACATCAAAGTTCCTCTCCCAATCCAGACACTCTTACTCATTTCTCTCCCGTTCTGtctcaccatcttcttcttcttcttcatctcttcgAATCTGCTGGTTTTGGCTGATAAAACCGCGCCACATACAGTGCAGGGCATTTGGCACGGCTGTTACAACTGCCTTCAACGACGGGGTGGGAAGTGATACGTTTTACGCCGAGGATAGCGTTTCATGGTCATCGCTCGGCGTTTCGGATAAGGTTTCTCGAGCGCTTTTCAATGCCGGGTTCGGTCAACCGTCTCTGGTTCAG gcTGCTACCATACCGTCTATCTTTACTGGAAAGGATGTGGTTGTTGCCGCTGAAACTGGAAGTGGTAAAACGCATAGCTATCTTGTCCCTGTAATTGATAGACTTTGTAATGGCAAAGTTGATTCGGGGAATATTGCACCTGAACAAGCAGAGTCCCCATCCCATAAGCTTACTCTTGTTCTTTGTCCAAATGTAACATTGTGCGAACAAGTTGTTCGTATGGCAAATGGTCTTTGTGATGACAATGGCCAACCACTTCTCGTAGCTGCAGCTGTCTGTGGACGACAG GGGTGGCCGGTCAATAAACCAGATATAGTTGTGACAACTCCTGCTGCACTTCTAAATAATATTGATCCACACAAACGTCGTCAGATGGCATTTTTACGTGGTGTGAAATATGTG GTGTTTGATGAAGCCGACATGCTTCTCTGTGGGGGCTTCCAGAATAAAGTTATACGCCTTATACACTTGCTACGCTATGATGAAAAAAAATTGTCTTGGTCAAAAGAATCTACACCTAAATTGCCTATGCACTTGGTATTTGATAAATCATCAGAACACAATTCAGAGGATGATGAAGATTCAACAACGGGAATCATCTCAGATGAGGAGGAAACTTTTGAGGATGATGTTGATGACTTACCCGAGGAAGTTGATGCTGGACCTGCCAAAATGACGGAGTGGAGGAGAGTGAGAAAAGATTATGAACGCAGTAAACAGTACATTTTTATTGCAGCTACACTTCCTGTGAATGGAAAGAAAACTGCTGGTGCAGTTTTGAAAAAGATGTTTCCAGATGCCAACTGGGTCAGTGGGAACTACCTCCATCGTCACAACCCCAG ATTAAAGCAGAAGTGGATTGAAGTCTCAGTTGATAGTCAGGTTGACGAACTGTTAAGAGCTGTGAATGAAGGTTCCAATATTAAATCTGTTGAAGGTGGTGGTCAACGAACCATTGTTTTTGCAAATACAGTAGAGGCTGTAGAAGCAGTGGCAAAGATATTACTAAGAGCTGGGATTGAATGTTACCGCTACCATAAAGATTGCTCATTGGAGGAGCGCTCAAAGACATTAAATGATTTTCAAGAAAATGGTGGTATTCTAGTGTGCACTGATGCTGCTGCACGTGGTGTTGACATTTCAAATATCTCACATGTTATTCAG GCAGACTTTGCTACTTCGGCTGTAGACTTTTTGCACAGGGTTGGTCGCACAGCTAGAGCTGGTCAATATGGACTTGTCACTAGCTTTTACACCGAGTCCAACCGGGACTTGGTTGCTGCAGTTCAGTCCGCAGGGGAACTTGGGCAGTCTGTG GAGACAGCGTTCAGCAGGAAAAGAAGCTTCCGGAATAAACTCAAGAAGAGAG GTCAAACAAGCCTCTCCAAAGCTTGGGAAGTTTGTCATTTTCAACCAGATCAATAA